One Aquarana catesbeiana isolate 2022-GZ linkage group LG04, ASM4218655v1, whole genome shotgun sequence genomic region harbors:
- the NEK2 gene encoding serine/threonine-protein kinase Nek2 isoform X2 — protein MPSRVEDYDLLYTIGSGSYGKCQKIRRKADGKVLVWKELDYGTMSETEKQMLVSEVNLLRELKHPNIVRYYDRIIDRTNTTLYIVMEYCEGGDLASLIAKCTKERQYLEEDFILCVFVQLALALKDCHKRSDGGHTVLHRDLKPANIFLDAKRNVKLGDFGLARILHHDTSFAKTFVGTPYYMSPEQMNRMSYNEKSDIWSLGCLLYELCALSPPFTAYNQKELAEKIKIGKFRRIPYRYSEELNQIITQMLNLKDYLRPSIEEVLQTPLVSPIVAEEQNRISERRVRKSAEQEQAHHPDPTLSELRLKEQQLLAREKALKEREDRLEQRERELCVRERLAEDKLSRAENLMKNFNLLKEQRIYGAAIENGIDLVSSIRSKKNAHFGTESKENRSGGKPLNTQDKCTELKQRLQAANVRAQALCELEKNYQLKSRQILGMR, from the exons ATGCCGTCTCGGGTGGAGGACTATGACTTGCTGTACACAATAGGCTCCGGGTCGTATGGAAAGTGCCAGAAAATCCGCAGGAAAGCGGACGGGAAG GTATTGGTATGGAAAGAGCTTGACTATGGCACAATGAGTGAGACCGAGAAGCAGATGCTGGTCTCGGAAGTCAACTTGTTACGGGAATTAAAACATCCAAATATTGTTCGTTACTACGACCGTATAATTGATCGGACTAATACAACTCTTTACATTGTGATGGAGTATTGTGAAGGAGGAGACCTAGCCAGCCTTATTGCCAAATGCACGAAGGAGAG GCAGTACCTAGAAGAAGACTTTATATTATGTGTTTTTGTTCAACTTGCCTTGGCCTTAAAAGACTGCCATAAAAGGAGTGACGGGGGTCACACTGTTCTACATAGAGACCTGAAACCAGCCAACATATTTCTAGATGCCAAGAGGAATGTTAAACTTGGAGACTTTGGGTTAGCTCGAATATTGCACCATGATACCAGTTTTGCTAAAACTTTTGTTGGTACTCCTTACTACATGTCGCCT gagcagATGAATAGGATGTCTTACAATGAGAAGTCTGATATATGGTCATTGGGCTGTCTTCTCTATGAACTGTGTGCTCTTTC GCCACCGTTTACAGCTTATAATCAGAAAGAGTTGGCAGAAAAGATCAAAATAGGGAAGTTTCGACGAATTCCTTACCGCTATTCAGAAGAACTGAACCAAATTATTACACAGATGTTAAACCTGAAG GACTATTTAAGACCTTCCATTGAAGAGGTTCTGCAGACACCTCTGGTATCACCCATTGTGGCGGAAGAACAAAACAGAATATCAGAAAGGAGAGTCAGGAAATCTGCAGAACAGGAGCAGGCGCACCATCCAGACCCCACATTGTCTGAGCTCAGACTAAAGGAACAGCAATTGCTGGCACGAGAAAAGGCTTTGAAGGAGAGAGAGGACCGGCTTGAGC AACGAGAAAGAGAGTTGTGTGTACGGGAGAGGCTAGCAGAAGATAAACTTTCAAG GGCTGAAAACTTGATGAAGAACTTTAACTTGCTGAAAGAGCAGCGTATCTATGGAGCCGCTATCGAAAATGGGATAG ATCTTGTATCTTCCATAAGAAGTAAGAAAAATGCCCACTTTGGCACGGAAAGTAAAGAGAACCGTAGTGGGGGCAAACCTCTCAACACCCAGGACAAGTGTACAGAGTTAAAGCAGCGGCTGCAAGCTGCCAATGTGCGTGCCCAGGCCCTGTGTGAGCTGGAGAAGAACTATCAGCTAAAAAGCCGGCAGATACTTGGAATGCGATGA
- the NEK2 gene encoding serine/threonine-protein kinase Nek2 isoform X1 — MLWQFTALLTSSRSMKEPDPFKKRPTTGSLGSAICRLEDWVLVWKELDYGTMSETEKQMLVSEVNLLRELKHPNIVRYYDRIIDRTNTTLYIVMEYCEGGDLASLIAKCTKERQYLEEDFILCVFVQLALALKDCHKRSDGGHTVLHRDLKPANIFLDAKRNVKLGDFGLARILHHDTSFAKTFVGTPYYMSPEQMNRMSYNEKSDIWSLGCLLYELCALSPPFTAYNQKELAEKIKIGKFRRIPYRYSEELNQIITQMLNLKDYLRPSIEEVLQTPLVSPIVAEEQNRISERRVRKSAEQEQAHHPDPTLSELRLKEQQLLAREKALKEREDRLEQRERELCVRERLAEDKLSRAENLMKNFNLLKEQRIYGAAIENGIDLVSSIRSKKNAHFGTESKENRSGGKPLNTQDKCTELKQRLQAANVRAQALCELEKNYQLKSRQILGMR, encoded by the exons ATGCTTTGGCAGTTTACTGCCCTCCTTACATCATCAAGATCGATGAAGGAACCAGATCCCTTCAAGAAACGGCCCACCACTGGATCATTGGGTAGCGCCATTTGCAGactggaggattgg GTATTGGTATGGAAAGAGCTTGACTATGGCACAATGAGTGAGACCGAGAAGCAGATGCTGGTCTCGGAAGTCAACTTGTTACGGGAATTAAAACATCCAAATATTGTTCGTTACTACGACCGTATAATTGATCGGACTAATACAACTCTTTACATTGTGATGGAGTATTGTGAAGGAGGAGACCTAGCCAGCCTTATTGCCAAATGCACGAAGGAGAG GCAGTACCTAGAAGAAGACTTTATATTATGTGTTTTTGTTCAACTTGCCTTGGCCTTAAAAGACTGCCATAAAAGGAGTGACGGGGGTCACACTGTTCTACATAGAGACCTGAAACCAGCCAACATATTTCTAGATGCCAAGAGGAATGTTAAACTTGGAGACTTTGGGTTAGCTCGAATATTGCACCATGATACCAGTTTTGCTAAAACTTTTGTTGGTACTCCTTACTACATGTCGCCT gagcagATGAATAGGATGTCTTACAATGAGAAGTCTGATATATGGTCATTGGGCTGTCTTCTCTATGAACTGTGTGCTCTTTC GCCACCGTTTACAGCTTATAATCAGAAAGAGTTGGCAGAAAAGATCAAAATAGGGAAGTTTCGACGAATTCCTTACCGCTATTCAGAAGAACTGAACCAAATTATTACACAGATGTTAAACCTGAAG GACTATTTAAGACCTTCCATTGAAGAGGTTCTGCAGACACCTCTGGTATCACCCATTGTGGCGGAAGAACAAAACAGAATATCAGAAAGGAGAGTCAGGAAATCTGCAGAACAGGAGCAGGCGCACCATCCAGACCCCACATTGTCTGAGCTCAGACTAAAGGAACAGCAATTGCTGGCACGAGAAAAGGCTTTGAAGGAGAGAGAGGACCGGCTTGAGC AACGAGAAAGAGAGTTGTGTGTACGGGAGAGGCTAGCAGAAGATAAACTTTCAAG GGCTGAAAACTTGATGAAGAACTTTAACTTGCTGAAAGAGCAGCGTATCTATGGAGCCGCTATCGAAAATGGGATAG ATCTTGTATCTTCCATAAGAAGTAAGAAAAATGCCCACTTTGGCACGGAAAGTAAAGAGAACCGTAGTGGGGGCAAACCTCTCAACACCCAGGACAAGTGTACAGAGTTAAAGCAGCGGCTGCAAGCTGCCAATGTGCGTGCCCAGGCCCTGTGTGAGCTGGAGAAGAACTATCAGCTAAAAAGCCGGCAGATACTTGGAATGCGATGA